One Neochlamydia sp. AcF84 genomic region harbors:
- a CDS encoding ROK family protein — MAKKYAIGMDIGGTKIEIGLVDRYGTIHQKKRISTHASRQQEVIEQEIIQTIQEFHNLGKSFICGIGIGVPGQVSAKDGSIVFAPNLNWHNISLKKKIEEITSLPVTITNDGRAATWGEWLNGAGKGSNNIVCVFVGTGIGGGIVNEGKVMPGYTNCAGELGHMIIQMNGPPCTCGSHGCFEAMASGWAIAKKAKELVYKNPSQGKALLDLTNGDIPAISAKLVIQAYKEGDILAGKILNEAMEALTIGCSNMINVFNPERLILGGGIIQGLPEAVDYIKKRVINYALTAATSTLEILPANFTEDAGTIGAGALAWHQYLSFSKNKENWI, encoded by the coding sequence ATGGCAAAAAAATATGCAATTGGGATGGATATTGGAGGCACTAAGATTGAAATAGGCTTGGTCGATCGTTATGGCACTATTCATCAAAAAAAAAGAATTTCCACCCATGCTAGTCGCCAGCAAGAAGTGATTGAACAGGAGATCATTCAAACGATTCAAGAATTTCATAATTTGGGAAAAAGTTTTATCTGCGGGATTGGAATTGGTGTACCGGGGCAGGTCAGCGCTAAGGATGGGTCCATCGTTTTTGCTCCCAATTTAAATTGGCATAACATTTCTTTAAAGAAAAAGATTGAAGAGATAACTTCCTTGCCTGTAACTATTACCAATGATGGACGTGCAGCTACCTGGGGAGAGTGGTTAAATGGTGCAGGAAAAGGCAGCAATAATATTGTGTGTGTATTTGTCGGCACAGGAATTGGCGGTGGTATCGTCAATGAAGGCAAAGTTATGCCTGGCTACACTAACTGTGCGGGCGAATTAGGTCACATGATTATTCAAATGAACGGTCCGCCTTGCACCTGTGGAAGCCATGGATGTTTCGAGGCGATGGCCTCAGGATGGGCGATAGCCAAAAAAGCTAAAGAATTGGTATACAAAAATCCTTCCCAAGGAAAAGCTTTATTAGATCTTACCAATGGAGATATTCCCGCCATCTCGGCAAAGCTTGTCATTCAAGCCTACAAGGAAGGTGATATCCTGGCAGGCAAAATTCTAAATGAAGCCATGGAAGCTTTAACGATTGGCTGTAGCAATATGATTAATGTTTTTAATCCTGAAAGGTTAATTTTAGGAGGCGGGATTATCCAGGGATTACCCGAAGCTGTGGATTATATAAAAAAGAGAGTTATAAATTATGCACTAACAGCAGCCACTTCCACGCTTGAAATTTTACCTGCCAATTTCACTGAAGACGCAGGCACTATAGGCGCTGGAGCTTTAGCCTGGCATCAGTATTTAAGCTTTTCCAAAAATAAAGAAAATTGGATCTAA
- the aroA gene encoding 3-phosphoshikimate 1-carboxyvinyltransferase, producing the protein MKTLIVGPSSLSGEIQIPSSKSQTHRAILLGALGKNISLVHHYLNSPDCLAMMEACRYLGAKITVQDDHLQIEGIGGKIRGAENVINAHNSGIILRFISAIAALGTHPIVITGDESIRHQRPMHVLLKTLEQLGAQAISTRGDGFAPVIIKGPLRAGQCVIEAGSDSQNISSLLMAAIFLKGTLELEVHQTGEKPWIDLTLDWLKRLKVPYENHCYKNFKVQGIGSYDGFEYAVPGDWSSAAFPIAAAIVTQSEVVLNNLSMHDLQGDKAIINIFKQMGAGIEIDEQAHSIHVYPRAPLKGMTVDINDCIDALPILAVVACYAEGQTSIINAAVARQKECDRIACIAKELKKMGAHIQESHSGLCVTGNPLKGTSLFSHKDHRVAMALAVAAMGAKGKTAIHHSNCIEKTYPTFVQDFKRLGANIEEV; encoded by the coding sequence ATGAAAACATTAATAGTAGGGCCTTCATCTCTTTCAGGTGAAATTCAAATTCCTTCTTCTAAGTCACAAACACATCGGGCCATTTTATTAGGAGCCTTAGGAAAAAATATTTCTCTTGTCCACCATTATTTAAATTCTCCCGATTGCCTGGCCATGATGGAAGCTTGTCGTTATCTGGGAGCTAAAATTACTGTCCAAGACGATCATCTACAGATTGAAGGTATTGGGGGAAAAATTAGGGGAGCAGAAAATGTGATTAATGCCCATAATTCTGGTATAATCTTACGCTTTATTTCTGCCATTGCTGCTTTAGGCACGCATCCTATTGTAATTACGGGGGATGAATCAATCCGGCATCAACGGCCTATGCATGTCCTTCTTAAAACTTTAGAGCAATTGGGAGCACAAGCGATTTCCACACGAGGAGATGGATTTGCACCTGTAATTATAAAAGGGCCTTTAAGGGCAGGTCAGTGTGTTATAGAAGCTGGCTCTGACTCTCAAAATATCTCTTCTTTGCTAATGGCGGCTATCTTTTTGAAAGGTACTTTAGAGTTAGAGGTGCATCAGACCGGCGAAAAACCTTGGATTGATTTAACTCTGGATTGGCTTAAAAGATTAAAAGTGCCTTATGAAAACCATTGCTATAAAAATTTTAAAGTTCAGGGAATAGGTAGCTATGATGGCTTTGAATATGCAGTGCCAGGAGATTGGAGCTCTGCTGCTTTTCCTATAGCTGCTGCTATCGTTACTCAGTCGGAAGTTGTGCTTAATAACCTTTCCATGCATGATCTGCAAGGGGATAAAGCTATTATCAATATTTTTAAGCAAATGGGTGCTGGCATAGAGATTGATGAGCAGGCCCACAGCATACATGTTTATCCAAGAGCACCTTTAAAAGGAATGACTGTAGATATCAATGATTGCATAGATGCTCTTCCTATCCTTGCTGTCGTGGCCTGTTACGCAGAAGGGCAGACCTCAATTATAAATGCAGCGGTAGCACGCCAGAAAGAATGTGATCGCATAGCTTGTATAGCTAAAGAGTTAAAAAAAATGGGGGCTCATATTCAAGAGTCTCACTCGGGCCTTTGTGTGACGGGAAATCCATTAAAAGGAACCTCTCTTTTCTCTCATAAAGATCATCGTGTGGCGATGGCTTTAGCGGTAGCAGCCATGGGTGCAAAAGGCAAAACAGCTATTCATCATTCTAACTGTATTGAAAAAACATACCCAACTTTTGTGCAAGATTTTAAGCGCTTAGGTGCTAATATAGAGGAAGTTTAA
- a CDS encoding shikimate kinase, whose amino-acid sequence MNIILAGPPLAGKTTLGKQVACKFGWPFIDTDRLVEKCYKNEKNIQISCREIFKREGESQFRAYEQQAISSLQGYTCSVISLGGGALEKLENVKILKKTGKIIYIKTSLAILEKRLLDHPLPSYLENEEKPVEAYQKLIRRRSPFYELYADQIVETGSLSVSQIVAIIYESYHGQ is encoded by the coding sequence ATGAATATTATTTTGGCGGGACCGCCGCTGGCTGGAAAAACAACGTTAGGTAAGCAAGTAGCCTGTAAATTTGGTTGGCCATTCATTGATACCGATAGATTAGTTGAGAAATGTTATAAAAATGAAAAAAACATTCAAATTTCTTGCCGCGAGATCTTTAAAAGAGAAGGGGAGAGTCAATTTCGTGCGTATGAGCAGCAAGCTATTTCATCCCTGCAAGGTTATACATGTTCGGTTATTTCACTAGGCGGAGGAGCTTTAGAAAAGTTAGAGAATGTAAAAATTCTTAAAAAAACAGGCAAAATTATTTATATAAAGACCTCTTTGGCTATTTTAGAGAAACGATTATTAGATCATCCACTTCCTTCCTATCTAGAGAATGAAGAAAAGCCTGTAGAAGCTTATCAGAAGCTAATAAGGAGGCGCTCTCCTTTTTATGAATTATATGCTGACCAAATCGTTGAAACAGGTTCCTTAAGTGTCTCTCAAATTGTAGCAATTATTTACGAGAGTTATCATGGCCAGTAA